The Chryseobacterium aureum genome contains a region encoding:
- the ccoS gene encoding cbb3-type cytochrome oxidase assembly protein CcoS codes for MDILYLMILCSVSLAAIFLVVFIVYARKGQFEDDESPAVRILFDDEKIKENDETGNKDKDEKEIGENNKN; via the coding sequence ATGGATATTCTATATTTAATGATCCTCTGCAGTGTTTCTTTGGCTGCGATTTTCTTGGTCGTATTTATAGTGTATGCCCGAAAAGGACAGTTTGAAGATGATGAATCTCCGGCTGTCAGAATCCTTTTTGATGATGAAAAAATCAAAGAAAATGATGAAACCGGCAACAAAGATAAAGACGAGAAAGAAATAGGAGAAAATAATAAAAATTGA
- the ccoN gene encoding cytochrome-c oxidase, cbb3-type subunit I: METQKFSYDNSIVRAFLYATLVFGLIGFTFGLTAALMLFYPELPEFFFGTDDTTIKSLASGNIQGLINTHGAFGFGRIRMLHTNTVIFAFVCNIVYTGIYYSLQRLLKTRMYSDTLSWLHFWTWQFMIVATFVTFFMGINTSKEYAEHEWPIDILIAFSWIIFGINMFLTISKRRVRHLYVAIWFYIGTWIAVAMLHIFNNLEVPLSFTGWKSYSAYAGVKDAIVQWWYGHNAVAFVLTTPVLGLMYYFLPKAADRPVFSYKLSIIHFWSLIFVYIWAGPHHLQYTALPAWAQAVGTGFSIMLIAPSWGGMLNGLLTLRGAWDKVRENPILKFFVVAVTCYGMATFEGPLLATKNINKIGHFTDWVIGHVHLGALGWNGFMAFGVIYYLVPIMWRTKLWSVKLANWHFWLGTLGIIFYAVPMYISGFTQGLMWKQFNPDGTLLWKNWLDTVTAIIPYFKMRFVGGLFYISGSILMIVNVIATVRKGSFQKEVPAEAPALANISKNRKEGEGTHLWLERTPVLLGILSFITISIGSSIEIIPTLSLKKSVPTISAVKPYSPLELEGRDIYIREGCNACHSQMVRPFRDEIVRFNGKNGQYSKAGEFVYDRPFLWGSKRTGPDLHREGGKNPSSWHYKHMYNPRSTSAGSIMPRYPWLIATDLDRTKMVDKMKLMKNVFDVPYTKAEIDSADKWANNQSAKIVKDIFKEANDLKQAYAKRPQGELEKKEIVALISYLQRLGTDIKTTEIKTASNN; the protein is encoded by the coding sequence ATGGAAACACAGAAGTTTAGTTATGACAATAGTATTGTCCGTGCGTTCCTTTATGCGACCTTAGTTTTCGGTCTCATTGGATTTACGTTCGGGCTTACGGCGGCATTAATGCTTTTCTACCCTGAATTACCGGAATTCTTTTTCGGGACGGATGATACAACCATCAAGAGTTTGGCATCCGGAAACATTCAAGGTTTAATAAACACTCATGGTGCATTTGGTTTTGGTAGAATCAGAATGCTGCACACCAATACCGTAATCTTTGCATTCGTTTGTAACATCGTTTACACGGGTATTTATTACTCATTACAGAGATTATTAAAAACAAGAATGTACAGTGACACCTTGTCTTGGTTACATTTCTGGACCTGGCAGTTTATGATCGTTGCTACGTTCGTTACCTTCTTTATGGGGATCAATACCTCTAAGGAATACGCTGAACACGAGTGGCCGATTGACATATTGATCGCATTCTCATGGATCATTTTTGGTATCAATATGTTCCTGACTATTTCCAAGAGAAGAGTGAGACACCTGTATGTAGCCATCTGGTTCTATATCGGTACCTGGATTGCAGTAGCAATGCTTCACATCTTCAACAACCTTGAAGTACCTTTATCTTTCACAGGCTGGAAATCTTATTCAGCATATGCGGGGGTAAAAGATGCTATTGTACAGTGGTGGTATGGACACAATGCGGTTGCATTCGTATTGACGACTCCGGTTCTTGGTTTAATGTACTACTTCCTTCCGAAGGCTGCAGACAGACCGGTATTCTCTTATAAATTATCCATTATTCACTTCTGGTCATTAATTTTCGTATATATCTGGGCTGGTCCTCACCACCTTCAGTATACAGCTCTTCCGGCTTGGGCTCAGGCGGTAGGAACAGGGTTCTCTATCATGCTTATTGCACCATCTTGGGGAGGTATGTTAAATGGTCTTCTTACCCTGAGAGGAGCCTGGGATAAAGTAAGAGAAAATCCTATCCTTAAGTTCTTCGTAGTAGCGGTTACCTGCTATGGTATGGCAACGTTTGAAGGTCCGCTTTTGGCAACTAAAAACATCAACAAAATTGGTCACTTTACAGACTGGGTTATCGGTCACGTACACTTAGGAGCTCTTGGATGGAATGGTTTCATGGCATTCGGGGTCATCTATTATCTGGTACCAATTATGTGGAGAACAAAACTTTGGTCTGTAAAATTAGCTAACTGGCATTTCTGGTTAGGTACTTTAGGAATCATTTTCTATGCAGTTCCAATGTATATTTCAGGATTTACACAAGGATTAATGTGGAAGCAGTTCAATCCGGACGGAACCTTATTATGGAAAAACTGGCTGGATACAGTAACGGCTATTATTCCTTACTTCAAAATGAGATTCGTAGGAGGTTTATTCTATATCTCAGGATCTATCCTAATGATTGTAAACGTAATTGCTACAGTAAGAAAAGGATCATTCCAGAAAGAAGTTCCTGCTGAAGCTCCTGCATTGGCCAACATCAGTAAAAACAGAAAAGAAGGAGAAGGAACTCACCTTTGGCTGGAAAGAACTCCGGTATTATTAGGGATCTTATCTTTCATCACGATATCTATCGGTAGTTCAATTGAAATCATCCCTACACTATCTCTTAAGAAAAGTGTACCTACGATTTCTGCGGTGAAGCCTTATTCACCACTGGAGCTTGAAGGTAGAGATATCTATATCCGTGAAGGATGTAACGCATGTCACTCTCAGATGGTAAGACCGTTCAGAGATGAGATCGTAAGATTCAACGGTAAAAACGGACAATACTCCAAAGCTGGAGAATTCGTATACGACAGACCATTCCTATGGGGTTCTAAAAGAACAGGACCGGATTTACATAGAGAAGGAGGTAAAAACCCAAGTTCTTGGCACTACAAGCACATGTATAACCCAAGATCTACCTCTGCAGGTTCTATCATGCCTCGTTACCCTTGGCTTATTGCTACTGACTTAGACAGAACTAAGATGGTAGACAAAATGAAGCTGATGAAAAATGTGTTTGATGTACCTTATACTAAAGCTGAAATTGATTCTGCAGACAAATGGGCAAATAACCAGTCAGCAAAAATTGTAAAAGATATCTTTAAGGAAGCCAATGACCTTAAACAGGCTTATGCTAAGAGACCTCAGGGAGAACTGGAGAAAAAAGAGATTGTAGCTCTTATTTCTTATCTTCAGAGATTAGGTACAGATATCAAAACAACTGAAATCAAAACAGCAAGTAATAACTAA